In Aquimarina sp. TRL1, a single window of DNA contains:
- a CDS encoding O-antigen ligase family protein, which produces MNKITDLLKNISKYSFFSSLLVLLSFYPILKEAITSITIITFCVLVMVVYWNNLKNRYSKYGIRPLIINTGFYLVLIFSSVYSDDFFFSLGRLQSSILILIFPIVLIYFFPRIEQKTIKQFSYGFLISNLIILIYITYMLLKGLSIDRFPNLMESSFFNQIQVLWSYPYEFTLSKAHKHLTLFYETHKTYVSLNFLVAIFLIFNLISNHTRKFFVKIFLVFLFFLFSSFIVYSQSISVVFSLMLSLFLLSFFVFKNKKYLLVYVVTFFFFFFFLKKQGFFSSYDNKNTESIFKLIDYVKYGKFSQGTDKRVLIYDCSLKLITSNIIFGYGVGNVQKELNNCYINNNYIVDEFESKGKQINSHNYYLHLMLSGGLLCLVLFVYLLLNNLLIAFKSNNLFFFFFLLSFTICLFTENLLVRILGVLPFTIFNSLFYSINLLWEQKAKD; this is translated from the coding sequence ATGAATAAAATAACAGATCTGTTAAAAAACATATCAAAATATAGTTTTTTTTCTTCTCTATTAGTGTTATTGTCTTTTTATCCAATTTTAAAAGAGGCAATTACATCAATTACTATAATAACTTTTTGTGTTTTAGTAATGGTAGTTTATTGGAATAATTTAAAGAATAGATATAGTAAATATGGAATAAGACCATTAATCATTAATACTGGGTTTTACTTAGTATTGATTTTTTCTTCGGTATACTCAGATGACTTTTTCTTTTCATTAGGTAGATTACAATCATCTATTTTAATACTTATTTTTCCCATTGTTTTAATTTATTTCTTTCCAAGAATAGAACAGAAAACAATTAAGCAATTTTCTTATGGTTTTTTGATTTCTAATTTAATCATATTGATATATATAACTTATATGCTATTAAAGGGCTTATCAATTGATCGCTTTCCTAACTTAATGGAAAGTAGTTTTTTTAATCAAATACAAGTTCTTTGGAGTTATCCTTATGAGTTTACATTATCTAAAGCACATAAACACTTGACATTATTTTATGAAACACATAAAACATATGTGTCTCTAAATTTTCTTGTAGCAATATTTTTAATTTTTAATTTGATTTCTAATCATACAAGAAAATTTTTTGTCAAAATATTTTTAGTTTTTCTTTTTTTTCTTTTTTCTTCTTTTATTGTTTATAGTCAGTCTATTAGTGTAGTGTTTTCTTTAATGTTATCATTATTTCTTTTATCATTTTTTGTTTTTAAAAACAAAAAATATTTGTTAGTTTATGTGGTTACATTTTTTTTCTTTTTTTTCTTTTTAAAAAAACAGGGCTTTTTTTCTAGTTATGATAATAAAAATACAGAGTCTATATTTAAATTAATTGATTATGTTAAGTATGGAAAATTTTCACAGGGAACTGATAAGCGAGTATTAATTTACGATTGTTCCTTGAAATTGATAACATCAAATATTATTTTTGGTTATGGAGTAGGTAATGTTCAAAAAGAGTTAAATAACTGTTATATCAATAACAATTATATCGTGGACGAATTTGAATCAAAAGGAAAACAAATTAATTCCCATAATTATTATTTACATCTAATGTTATCTGGGGGTCTTTTATGTTTAGTTTTATTTGTGTACTTACTGCTTAATAATTTATTAATTGCCTTTAAAAGCAATAATTTATTTTTTTTCTTTTTTCTTTTAAGCT